GAAGGCGAGGTCGGGCTTCACCCCTTCCGCGTGCGCCGCCTTCAGGATCGCCGAGGCCAGCGTGGGGTCGATGCCGTAGCGGCGGGCGTACTCGTCGGCCTGACGCTCCGTCGCCTTGGCGGCCTGGGCCGACTCCAGCACGGCGCGCGAGGCGAGGAGCGCTTCCCACGCGATGGTCCGCGCCGTGGGGTTCGCGGCCACGAAGACGACGGCGGCGATCAGCAGCCACGACCAGAGCACGCGCGAGCGCCGCGCGGGGCGGCGCTTGGCGGAGGCGCCGCGGCGCTTGCGCGAAGGGGCGTTCTTCTTGATTGCTGGCTTGATGGGGGAACGGCGGGGCACTGGGGGCTCTCCGGGTTGTGCGGGGGAGCCACCAATGTAATCGGTACAGCGTGCCGCGTCACGCTTTGCGTCGGCTAGGCCGGCGCGGCAAAGACGCGCGGGGCGAGGCAGCGGGCGGTGGAGGCCCCCGGCTGGAGGACGAGGAAGTCGATCACCAGCACCACGCCCGTGGTGAGCTCGGCGTTGGAGACGGCGCAGCGGAGGGCGCCGTAGCCGGCCACCGAGCCGTGCAGCTGCACCTCGCCGCCCGTCACCGTCACGCGCACTCGGCCGGGGCCCACCGAGGGCTCGGCGGCCAGGCGGGCCTCCACCTCGCGGCGGATGCGCACGTCCTCGGCGGCCAGGCGGGCGACGTCCTGCGGCGTCGGCCCCGGATCGCCGCCGCCGAAGAGGCTGCACCCCGCCACCAGCGGCACCAGTGCCATCCCCATCCACATCTTGTTCGGTCGGCTCACGCCCATCGCTCCGTGTCGCGGGAAACCCATCGCCCCTCCGCGCCGTTAAGGTACAGGCGCCGCGTGGCACGATAAGCTCCGCGCGGGTCGCAAGGGAAGGGCCATGCGCCGTTCCGCTCGCCACGCTACCTTGTACGGGCCATGCGCGACTACTTTCGGATCACCCGCAAGCACAGCTACTCGCTGCTCTTCGTACTCCCCCTCCTGCTGCTGTACGAGGTGGGGGCGTGGAGCATCGCCGGGCCCACCTCGGGGATGAGGAACGGGGCCGACGTCCTGCTGCGCGCCGCCTTCTCCGCGGGCGGGGTGCAGGGGACGGCGGCTTTCGCGGCCGTCATCCTGGTGGTGGGCGCCGCCCTCATCGCGCTGGAGCGGCGGAGGGAGCGGGTGCCGCTGCGCGCGCCCGTCTTCGCGGGGATGCTGGCGGAGAGCGCGGGGTACGCCCTCCTCTTCGGCGTGGTGGTGGGTACGCTGACGCAGTGGATGCTGGGCGGCGTGCGCATGGCTGCCGACGGCGGGATAGACACGCTCCCGCTGCGCGACCAGATCGTCCTCTCGCTGGGCGCGGGGCTGTACGAGGAGCTTCTCTTCCGCGTGCTGCTGGTGGGCGGGCTGGCGCTGCTGTTCGCCGGCATCGGGATGAGGAAAAAGAACGCGGGGATCGCGGCGGCGCTGCTGGCGGCCTTCCTCTTCTCCGCCTTCCACTACATCGGCCCGTACGCCTACCCGCTGGAGCTGCAGAGCTTCGTCTTCCGCTTCGTGGCGGGGCTGGCGTTCAGCGCGCTCTTTTTGCTGCGCGGCTTCGGCATCGCGGCATGGACACACGCGCTGTACGACGTGTTCCTGGTGGTGCTGCGGGACGGGTGACCGCGCCTTATGTTTCGGGTCCGGTGAAACCCCGCGCACCCCGTGAGGGTACATGCGATCTCACCTGACACTCGACTGATCTCTGGAGGTACTCCGATGCGTTCTTCCGTTGTCCGGCTCCTGGCGCTCTCCACCCTCTTTGCCGCCGCGGCGTGCGACGGCGACGGCACCGGCGGCAACCGCCTCACCCCCGTGGAAGTCGCGGGGGTCTACCGCGTCTGCACGCTGCGCTTCGTTCCCGACAACTCGGCCTTCCCGGCGGCCAACCTCCTGGAGC
This region of Longimicrobium sp. genomic DNA includes:
- a CDS encoding BON domain-containing protein, translated to MSRPNKMWMGMALVPLVAGCSLFGGGDPGPTPQDVARLAAEDVRIRREVEARLAAEPSVGPGRVRVTVTGGEVQLHGSVAGYGALRCAVSNAELTTGVVLVIDFLVLQPGASTARCLAPRVFAAPA
- a CDS encoding CPBP family glutamic-type intramembrane protease translates to MRDYFRITRKHSYSLLFVLPLLLLYEVGAWSIAGPTSGMRNGADVLLRAAFSAGGVQGTAAFAAVILVVGAALIALERRRERVPLRAPVFAGMLAESAGYALLFGVVVGTLTQWMLGGVRMAADGGIDTLPLRDQIVLSLGAGLYEELLFRVLLVGGLALLFAGIGMRKKNAGIAAALLAAFLFSAFHYIGPYAYPLELQSFVFRFVAGLAFSALFLLRGFGIAAWTHALYDVFLVVLRDG